The DNA region CCAGTTCTTCTTGCAATCCTAATTTTAAAGGTGCCGCCTGAAGCTCCTCCAGCAAAAAACTGTTATAATCGTGCTCTTTATTGGCTTCTTTTTGAAATTCTACAAGCCTAGCCAGCTCTTTGGACGTGGTTTTGTACAATCTAAGTTTTGACACGTACTCTTCTAACAACTTTTTGTTATCGGCCAACGCATCAATAACTTTTAATTGAAAATCATTATCAGTTAGCTGTAACGTCTGATGCTGCGAATGCACATCAATAAGACTGCTACCCAACTTTGTAAGTATATCCAATCTAACCGGAGAATCATTTACAAAGGCTCGGGATTTGCCGCTAGGTTGAATCTCCCTTCGGATTATAGTCCTTTCTTCATAATCTAAATCCTCATCTTTAAAAAAGGATTTCAAGTTATACTTATCAATCTGAAATTCAGCTTCTATAACACATTTCTTATCCTTATCCCTTAGGGAAGATAAATCGGCACGTTTACCCAATACGAGAGATAAACCTCCCAATAAAATAGACTTACCCGCACCTGTTTCCCCGGTAATACAGGTAAAACCATTGGTAAAAGCCACGTTAAGACTATCTATTAATGCGTAATTTTTTATGGAAAGGTGTACTAGCACAGTTTTCTATTCGATTTGTGCCGTAAAGATAAATGATAATTTCGTACTTAAAGAACTAGTATTTAATATCGTTCCAAGTACTTGAATATAATGGAGCAATACTATTCAAAGTTTCTTTTAATTGAACAATATCTACTTTTGGCCCATCAGAAAAAATATTCTGAATTTCATCTGACTTCGCATCAAAGAAAGTCTGAATTAGAAAGGCATTGGGCCTGCGCTTGATCATGGTTTCAAAAAGCTTCATTGTGCCGGCAATAACTTGTTTGCCTGTACTATTGTTATCCCCTAAAATATCAAGCCCCTTACGATGGTAGTTATACATGGCTATGCGGTACTCCCTGTATGTATTGGACAAAAGATTATCTACCAATTCAAAACGGCTACGGTCACTATTTTGGTCCCAGCCGGTGTAGCTACTACTTTGAGCTTGTGTGGTAATTTGTTGTGCTTTTCTAAAATATTCGGTACCTCCTTCCAAAGAGAAAGTATCCGCATCAAGACCCAAAATGGTGTAAACGTAAAAAGAAACTACACTTACTAAATTAGATTCAAAAACATTCTCATTAAATACTAATGGCTGAAATTCTATATACTCAAAGTTAAGTTGATTGTCTTTATAGTTAAAAATAGGACTCTCATAAGAAGTATTAAAAACTGGCCGAGATGACTGAATCTGAATATTACCTTGAAAACGGTTGGACTCATAATCCGTAATCGTGATAAACATTTGCGCGTTTATCCGTTCGTTTTCC from Zobellia alginiliquefaciens includes:
- a CDS encoding DUF4835 family protein, translated to MRNFIYILLCSFFITSVSAQELNCVVTINADQVSQTNQQIFKTLERSLNDFVNKNKWTNRTYKENERINAQMFITITDYESNRFQGNIQIQSSRPVFNTSYESPIFNYKDNQLNFEYIEFQPLVFNENVFESNLVSVVSFYVYTILGLDADTFSLEGGTEYFRKAQQITTQAQSSSYTGWDQNSDRSRFELVDNLLSNTYREYRIAMYNYHRKGLDILGDNNSTGKQVIAGTMKLFETMIKRRPNAFLIQTFFDAKSDEIQNIFSDGPKVDIVQLKETLNSIAPLYSSTWNDIKY